The following DNA comes from Methanosarcina vacuolata Z-761.
TGGAGAATTGTCTGGCACCCATCAAGGCTTCAGCTACTAATTCTGCACGTGCTTCTACAGAACCAGAGAAATTAAACTCCCCCTGTTCCAGACCCATTTTAAGAACCCTGGAAATCCAGGTCAGGATGTCATCCATCAACAAAAGGTTTTGCTTTTTAACTTTCTCCGGAAGTTCCTCAAAATCGAGAATTACCGAGCCTGGAGGGCAGATTCTTTTGCCTTCATCAAACTCTTTTAATGCGTAATCAAAGTAGTATTGAAGCTGATCACGGGCTGAGCCTCCGGAGTCCACTATTTGAGCAATATTTGCAGCTAAATTCTTTCTGCTGTCTTCGAG
Coding sequences within:
- a CDS encoding TetR/AcrR family transcriptional regulator, whose protein sequence is MNETNQQILYYARNFLQCRGYNGFSYKDISQKLGIKNAAIHNYYPKKEDLVAALLEDSRKNLAANIAQIVDSGGSARDQLQYYFDYALKEFDEGKRICPPGSVILDFEELPEKVKKQNLLLMDDILTWISRVLKMGLEQGEFNFSGSVEARAELVAEALMGARQFSSIRGRKTLVRSISLIKADIGWKD